From Haloarcula rubripromontorii:
CCATCGGCTACGACGACCTCGAACAGCCCGACGAGGACCATCTGCACCGCGGCATCGGGATGGCGCTGTCCGCACAGGGGACCGGCGTCGCCGGGGACGAACTCGGGGCCGCCCAGATAATGATGAACGAGGACGGGAGCTTCCATCTGCAGGTCGGCGGCGTCGACATCGGGACGGGCGCTGACACGGCGTTCCTCCAGATTGCCGCCGAGGTACTGGGCTGTGACGAGGACGACATAATCGTCAAATCCGCTGATACTGACGTAACACCCTTCGACTACGGGGCGTACGCCTCTTCGACAACATACATCAGCGGCATGGCCGTCAAGAAAGCCGCGGAGGATGCGAAAGCGCGAATTCTCCACTGGGGGTCGAAGCTGCTAGAGGAGCCAGTCGAGGAGCTGGAAACCGGCGACGGAACCGTGTACAGCGAGGCCAGCGGCGATTCGGTCACACTCGAAGACATCGGCTACGAGGCCGCCTACGGCGGCGACGAGCGCGAACACATCTTAGGGAAGGGGACCCACTGCACCGAGGAGAGTCCCCCGCCGTTCGCTGCGCAGTTCGCCGACGTGACGGTCGACGAGACCACCGGGGAGTTCGAAGTTCAGAAACTGGTCGTCGCCGTCGACTGCGGCGTCGCAATCAACCCCGGCATGGCCGAGGGCCAAATCGAGGGCGCGAACCACATGAGCTACGAGATGGCCGTCAGCGACGGAATCACGCTCGACGACGAGGGACGGGCAGAGATAGCTGACTTCGACGAGTACGGCCTGCCATCGGCGACAGAGACGCCGCCAATCGAGTCGATTCTGGTCGAGACCCACGAACCGACCGGTCCCTTCGGCGCGAAGTCGGTCGCCGAAGTCCCGACCAACACGGTTCCACCGGCGCTGTCAAACGCCGTCAGAGACGCCGTCGGCGTCCGTATCCGGGAGATGCCGATTACCGCCGATAAGATCAAGACGCAACTGGACGAGCGCAACTCCTGACTCGGAACGGGGTGCCAGTCACGGCAAAACCCGGTGTGGCGGCGTGCCATATCGCAAATCCGCGATAGCTATTTACCGTTCTGTTCGTCACGTACCTGACATAGCTAGCGAGCTGATGAGCCATATGGAAATCGAACTGGAACTGAACGGTGTGGAGCGGACTGTCGAAGCATCGAAGTCCGATTCGCTGCTCGATGTCCTTCGACGGAACGGGTACACTGGCGCGAAGCGGGGGTGTGACACCGGCGCGTGTGGCTTCTGTACGGTACACGTCGACGGTGAGCCGGTGAAATCCTGCGTCGAGCCGGTGACGAAAGTGCAGGGCGCATCCGTCGAGACAATCGAAGGGCTGGGTACACAGGACGACCTGCATCCGGTGCAACAGGCATTCGTGGAGAATACTGCGCTACAGTGTGGGTTTTGCATTCCCGGGATGATTATGCGCTCAACGGCGCTACTAGAAGCGAATCCGGCCCCGACCGAACAGGAGGTTCGGGAAGCGCTGTCGGACAATCTCTGTCGATGTACTGGCTACAAGAAAATCGTCGAAGCGGTACTGGACGCCGCCGAGCAGATGGACGACGGGACAGCCGTGGCCGCGGACGGTGGACGGGCACTCGATAGCGACGATGGAGCCACCACCGAAGTCGAGTGTTCACGCACCGACTGCGGCTGCACGGAGGGCGAGAAGTGAGCGATTCCGACCGTGCCCGGGAGACGGCCGAGCAGTCCGACAGGACAGGAATAGAGGAAGCGGATGCTGCCGAAGCCGAGAGGGAGGCAGCGGCGGACATCGCACGCGAACCCGACCGGAAAGCCGAATCCGAGCGCGACGCCATTACCGTGAACGAAGAGAAAGACGACGCGCGGAAAATCGTGACTGGTGAAGCCCGTTACACGGCGGACTACCGCGACCGGTTTCCGGACCTCGCTCACGGGACGGTAGTTCGCAGCGACATCGCTCACGGCTACGTCGAAGCAGTCGATACGAGCGCAGCCGAAGCGATGGATGGCGTCGACGCCGTCATCACGCCGTTCGACGATGTGGTTCCGGACAAACTGTACTCCAGTTCGGGCCAGTCCTACCCCGAGCCGAGTCCGTGGGATCTGAAAGTGTTGCGCGAACACGTCCGCTTCGTCGGTGACCCGGTCGCCGCAGTGGCAGCTGACGACCCGGAAACGGCCGACCGAGCCGCACGGAAAATCGAAGTCGAGTACCAGGAGCTGGACGCCGTCTTCGACCCCGAAGAAGCACTCGACGAGGACGCGCCACAGCTGTTCGAAACCGACGACGTGGAGAACAAGCAGTCGGGCGCAGACTACAGCCGAAACCTCGAATCACACTTCGAGGGGGAACTCGGTGACGTTGCTGGGGCGGTCGAACGAGCGGAGAGTGAGGACGACCGGCACGTCATCGAGACGGAGTGGGAAACGCCGTACCAGTCCCACTGCGTCCCGGAACCGCACACAACCATCGCCTACACGGACGAGGATGACCGGCACACGTTCATTACAGCGACGCAGGTCCCCTTTCACACCCGCCGCCAGATAGCACACCTGTTCGACGTGCCCATCCGCGACGTGCGAGTGAAGAAGCCGCGAATCGGCGCTGGATTCGGGTCAAAACAGGAGATGGCAATCGAGCCGATAACGTTCGCACTGCATCTGGCGGCCGACCGGCCGGTCAAACTGGAGATGAGCCGGC
This genomic window contains:
- a CDS encoding (2Fe-2S)-binding protein, giving the protein MEIELELNGVERTVEASKSDSLLDVLRRNGYTGAKRGCDTGACGFCTVHVDGEPVKSCVEPVTKVQGASVETIEGLGTQDDLHPVQQAFVENTALQCGFCIPGMIMRSTALLEANPAPTEQEVREALSDNLCRCTGYKKIVEAVLDAAEQMDDGTAVAADGGRALDSDDGATTEVECSRTDCGCTEGEK